GGGCGGCGCGTCATGAACCGTTACCCGGAACGTCCGCGAATCGCTCAAGGGCGGCACGCCACTGTCGCTCACCCGGACCGCCACTTCATACTCCCCGGGGCCCTGTGTCCCGGTCGGCGTCCAGCTCACCAGCCCCCCCGCACCAACCGTCAGCCCCGACGGTCCGGACACCAGCGAGTAGCTCAACACCTGCGCCGGCAGGTCGGCATCACTCGCCGTCAGCTGCACGCTCCAGGGCACCTGCTCGTCAATCGCCTGATCCGCCACTGCTGACAGCACCGGTGCCGTGTTGACCTCCCGCACCGTGATCCGAAAGCCCTTCATGTCGCCCAGTGGAGGTTCGCCGTTGTCCCGCACCTGCACCGTCACCTGTACTCCCCGGGCCCCTGTGCTCGGTCGGCGTCCGTATAGTTCACCAGCCCCCGCACCAACCGTCAGCCCCGACGGTCCGGACACCAGCGAATAGCTCAACACCTGCGCCGGCAGATCGGGTATCGCTGGCCGTCAGTTGCACGCTCCAGCGCACCTGCTCGTCAATCGCCCGATCCGCCACCCCAGACAGCACCCGGTGCCGTGCTGCCGCCGCCGTCCAATGCCTCCAGCCGCACGTAGTCACTCGACCAGTGAGGGAACTGCCCGTTGGGGAGGGACCCGTGCGGGCAGCAACTCCACCGTGTTCTTCGCACCCGCCGTGGCCTGCACCGCCGTCGCCGGGAATTCCACTACGAGGTTCGTCGCCACCGTCACCCGCCCCGTCCACAACACCGTCACCAACCCGGTGCCGTTGCGAAACTGCACCCGCATGTCGTGCTCCCCGAAGCCGGGCTGGTTCACTCCGTTCAACATCCAGCCCCCGCTCACCCAGTCCAGGCTCAGACGGCACCGTGCTCCGGTGCCGGCCTGTGTGGCATCCAGCACGAAGTGCATCCGGCTGGTCAGATCCCGGATCGTGTGCGCCCGTTCCCACGCCGTCCAGGGCTCGTCCTGCGGCACCCGCAGTTCCCGGCTCAGCCCGTTGAAGCCCACAGGGTACACCCCGGCGAAGTAATAGTCGTCGTCCGCCGAAGGATTGGCGGTTGCCGAATACTCCGGGTCCCCGGGCAGACGGGTCACCAAGCCCGGCGGGGATTCCTTCAGCCCGCTTTGCACGCTGAACTCCCGCGTCGGCTGATACGGCAGCACCGCCGGGTCGTCGTCCACACCCAGCTGCCACACCCGTCGCACCACCGGCTCCGGCGGCGGGGGAGGCGGGGGCGGCGCGTCATGAACCGTCACCCGGAACGTCCGCGAATCGCCCAAGGGCGGCACGCCACTGTCGCTCACCCGGACCGTCACTTCATACTCCCCGGGGCCCTGTGTCCCAGTCGGTGTCCAGCTCACCAGCCCCCCCGCGCCAACCGTCAGCCCCGACGGTCCGGATACCAGCGAATAGCTCAACACCTGCGCCGGCAGGTCGGCATCACTCGCCGTCAGCTGGACGCTCCAGGGCACCTGCTCGTCAATCACCCGGTCCGCCACCGCTGACAGCACCGGTGCCGTGTTGACCTCCCGTACCGTGATCCGGAAGCCCTTCATGTCGCCCAGTGGGGGTTCGCCGTTGTCCCGCACCTGCACCGTCACCTCGTACTCCCCGGGCCCCTGTGCCTCGGTCGGCGTCCAGCTCACCAGCCCCCCCGCACCAACCGTCAGCCCCGACGGTCCGGACACCAGCGAATAGCTCAACACCTGCGCCGGCAGATCGGCATCGCTGGCCGTCAGTTGCACGCTCCAGGGCACCTGCTCGTCAATCGCCTGATCCGCCACCCCAGACAGCACCGGCGCCGTGTTGCCGCCGCCGTCCAACGCCTCCAGCCGCACGTAGTCGTACTGGATCCAGTAGGAACTGCCCGTTGGGGAGGGACCCGTGCGGGTGAACTCAATCGTGTTCGCACCGGCCGTGGCCTGCACTGCCGCCGCCGGGAACTCCAATACCAGGTTCGTCGCCACCGTCACCCGCCCCGCCCACAACACCGTCACCAACCCGGTGCCGTTGCGAAACTGCACCCGCATGTCGTGCTCCCCAAAGCCGGGCTGGTTCACTCCGTTCAACATCCAGCCCCCGCTCACCCAGTCCAGACTCAAACGGCACCGTGCTCCGGTGCCCGTCTGTGTGGCATCCAGCACGAAATGCATCCGGCTGGTCAGATCCCGGATCGTGTGCGCCCGTTCCCACGCCGTCCAGGGCTCGTCCTGCGGCACCCGCAGTTCCCGGCTCAGCCCGTTGAAGCCCACAGGGTACACCCCGGCGAAGTAATAGTCGTCGTCCGCCGAAGGATTGGCGGTTGCCGAATACTCCGGGTCCCCGGGCAGACGGGTCACCACGCCCGGCGGGGATTCCTTCAGCCCGCTTTGCACGCTGAACTCCCGCGTCGGCTGATACGGCAACACCGCCGGGTCGTCGTCCACACCCAGCTGCCACACCCGCCGCACCACCGGCTCCGGCACCGCCTCGAGGCTCTCGATGTACCGAGCGATCAGGTTTGTGGCCCCCCGGTTGAGTTGGAATGTGGCAAGGGGCGGCATGTGGTGCGGCGATGGCAGTTGATGGCCGCTCATGTCAGCGATGCGCCGGAAGAGGATGGAGCGAAAGGCATCTCGGGGCTTGATCACGCGGGCCCCTTCGATTCCAAGGTCGCCCACGACGGAACCGTTGATGATTCCGGATGCCTCCAATGGGACCGAGAACCGGCCGTCCCACTCGCCGCGCCCGGTACCGCCCGGCTGATGGCAATAGGCGCAGTTGGCGTCGAGGTAGGACTTGAACCGGTCCCCCAGGGAAACGGATTCGTCCTCCGCGCGTGACAGCCGCGGCAAACCGGCCATCGCGCCCGGCGCCCATCCCGGAGTCAGACGCCCCTCCAGCACCAACCGGCCAAGCTGGTCGCCAACGTTCAACTGTCGGGTGCTGAACCCCAGGGCCCATCCCGCGGTTTCGTTATGACAGTTCAGACACTCCTGGCGGGACGGAAACCGCCACGGCTGGAGGTCTTCCTGCCCGTCCACAGTGACGGCAAAGTGGGTGTCGGCGCCCGACATCTCGACGAGATCGGCATCCGATCGATCGGCGCGCCACCGATACGTCAGTCCATACGCTCCATCGGGGGTCTTGACGATGAACCGGGTCTCCACCGGAATCCGGCCTCCCGAACCCCGATCCGATTCCAGCTCGAAGTGTTTTACCCAGAAGGCTCCCGGCGGGAAAGCCCAGTGGTCCTGGGCATCGCGCTGCACTGTGGTTCCCGCGGGCAGGAAAAACCACCGGGACTTGAGGGCATAGTCGGACCAGAAAGGGTTGGCGACCTCGTAGGGGCGCACGGCGGACACCGGCGTCAACGTTGCCAGGTCTGCAAACACTCCGGTGGCACTGAGGGTCGCCGGAGGTTGAGCGGACACGTTGACCACCAGGCGATGCCAACTCCCGCCATTGCTCACCAGAATATCCCCGGTCATGGGGTCGAGGGCGAACGAGTTCAGACCCCCGGAATGACCGGCAATCCGTTCCACCACGGGGACGGGGCCTCGCGTGATTGCCCAGATGTGCCCGGAAACAAAATCTCCGCACAGGTATTTCCCGTTCAGATTCGGGTATTTGGAGCCCTCATAAACGAAACCGCCGATGATGGCGGCGCCGGTGAAGTTCGGATGGGTGCCTGGTTGCGGGTTTGCGAGGTTGGGATAGCTCCAGTAGGGAGGCGAAAAGGCCGACGGATTCACCTGCGGGGGTACTCCGGGCCGAGTGGTGATCTGCGGCCCCTCAAGCCAGTGCCACCCGTAGTTCCCGCCGCGGACCACCCGGTTGACCTCCTCCCATCCGGCCAGCCCGACATCCCCGGTGAGAATGGCCCCGGTGCCCGGCTCAAAACAAATCCGGTGGGGGTTTCTCAATCCAATCGCCCAGAACTCGGTCCTCACCCGGGAGGGATCCACCGTCCTGCCGTTGAATGAGGTGGCCCCAATCCACGGATTGTCGGCGGGAATCCAATAGCCTCCCCGGACGGCCGGATGCGGATTGGGGGGAAGATTCCCCGGCCGGCCATCCACATCAATCCGCAGGATCCCGCCAAAGAAATTCCGATCAATGGTCTGGGACGAGGTCTCGGCCCCGACCCGGGTTCCCTCGTCTCCGAGCGGCACATAGAGATAGCCGTCCGGGCCGAAATGCAGGTCGCCCCCCATGTGCAGGGGAAGGTCATCGAACTGCTCAATCATGACGAACCGGCTGGACAGGTCCACCCGGTTGGGGTTCGCGGCATCCATCCGCCAACGGGTGAGCCGGTTGAACGTTCCCTGGGCGTTGGAAACGGCCCCGAAGGTGTACATCAGGCGATTGGCCGCGAACTGCGGGTGAAACGCGAATCCCAGCAATCCCGACTCGTTGTCCGTCCAGGTCTCGGCCCGCACGTCCAAGACCGTGGTCAATGTGGGGGCCAGCGTGTTGGTGATGACGGCAATCGCCCCCTGCTTGAAATTGATGAACAGCCGCGTGTCACCCGGCGGGCTCTTGGCCCCGATGCTCCGGTTGACCTCCTTGTTGAAATTCAGCCCGCTGAACGCCCGGACGAGGGAGTACGAATTGGCCGAGTCCGACGCCGGGAACGGGCTCTCAAAACCGCGCGCCGCCACCAACGTGCCGACCGCGAGGACGGCCGAGAGGATTCGCTTCATACCGGACAGTGAGGGTCCCGACGCCAAGGTGGGATGCGGCATTTTCTCCCCGGAAAACGAGACGGTTTCCAGACGTCGGTCATGGATTCCGAAGTTCTGCCAACGCGTGTCCGATTGGCAACCACGAATTCAACAGGGCCATTCGGGAGGGTGCAGGACCGATGGTTTGCCACATTGAGAGATCCACGATTGAGCCGATCGGTCGGAAGAATCCGGAGGCCGCGACGACCGGCTTCGTACTGGTGTGCCAGCAGACGTTCAGCGGCTGGTACTCGGTCACGGGGGGGCCGTCGTGCCCGCGGGGATGCGGTGGTCTCCGGGGGGGACTCCGGGACCGTCCATCGGGTATTTGCCGTACGCATGGCGGGGCTCCTCGGATGCCGGCGGAACCTCCAGTTCGCGCCGCAGACGCTCCAACTCCTTCCGCAGGCCGGCGACCGTGCGGGCCTGTCGGGGATCGTGGATGAAGTTCCGGGTTTCACCCGGATCGCGCCGCAGATCGTACAACTCCCATTCATCGAGATCGGGATGATAAAAATGAACAAGTTTGTATCGGTCGGTGACGACTCCGTAATGCGGCCGGACCCGGTGCCACACGGGATACTCGTAGTAGTGATAGTAGAAGCTGGTGCGCCAGTCGGCCGGGGGACGTCCCTCCAGGACCGGCACAAGACTCCGGCCCTGGATGTCCGAAGGCACCGGAACCCCGGCGGCTTCCAGGAACGTCGGCGCGAAATCGAGGAGGGACACCATCCGGTCCGACCGGCTCCCGGGTCGGACCACTCCCGGCCACCGGACGATCAGCGGCGTGCGCAGCGACTCTTCGAGGATCCAACGCTTGTCGAACCATCCGTGCTCGCCGAGGAAGAACCCCTGGTCGCTCGCATACACGACCAACGTGTTCCGCCAAAGCCCCTCATCGTGCAGATATTTCATCATCCGCCCGACGCTTTCATCCACGGCCAGAATGGTCCCAAGATAATCATGCATGTAGCGCTGATAGATCCAGCGCAGGCGGTCACGGCCGGTGAGCTTCGCCTCCCGAAATGCGGCATTGCGCGGGCCATAGTAGGCATCCCAGACGGCACGTTGCTGGTCGTCGAGTCCCTGCGGCGGCGTCAGCTTCACATCATTGTCGGTGAAGGCTCGCGCGAGCTCCATGTCCTGGTCCCGCCACGCCAGCCCGCGGCCGCCACCGTAGTCGTCAAACAATGTCTTCGGTTCAGCGTGCGTGCGGTCGCGGTCCCACCCCAGGTGCCGGAGGGCGGGCGACCAATCCCGGTGCGGTGCCTTGTGCTGCGACATCAGGAGGAACGGCCGCGACCGATCCCGTTGTTTCAACCACTCCAGGGACAAATCGGTGACGATGTCCGTCACATATCCCTGATGCCGCACCGGGGTGCCGTTGCGGATCATCGGCGGGTTATAATACACCCCCTGGCCGGGGAGGATCTCCCAGTGGTCGAAACCCGTCGGGTCGCTCTCCAGATGCCACTTGCCAATCACCGCAGTCTGGTAGCCGGCCGCCCGCAGCAATTGGGGGAACGTCGTCTGGCTCCCGTCAAAGGGAACGGTCTCATTGTTGTAGAAGCCGTGGCGGTGGGAGTACTTGCCCGTGAGCACCGTGGCGCGGCTCGGTCCACAAATGGAGTTCGGCACCAGACACCGCTTGAACAGCATGCCCTCCCGGGCAAGACGGTCGAGATTCGGCGTCCGCACCAACCGCCGCCCCTCGCCATAGGCGCTCAGCGCCTGCCACGCATGGTCATCGGAGAAGATGAGCAGGATGTTGGGAGGTCCGGACGGTCCCGCCGCCGCCCCTCGCGGTGCACCCACCCCATGGGCAATGCCGATGACCAAGGAACACAGAACGACCAGGTGACGAAGGTGCGGCGGATTCATGATGCGATTTTATGGATAATCTGCGCCGGCCGGGCCGGGGGAAGTCCAAACTGGCCGCTGCAGGGCGCAACGATTCGCGGCGCGTCCCGCCGCGAAAAATCTAGGGTGCGCTCCCGGCGGACTTCCCGGCGGCGGAGCGTTCCTCGAGCTGCAGGGTTCCCTCGACGGCCAGGCCGACTTTCAAAACAAGCAGCGAGAGCACCAGGGCGAGCAGGGCGAGGCGCCAGAGTCCGGCACCGCACGCAAGTCCCAGTGCTGCCGAAACCCAGATGCTCGCCGCTGTGGTCAACCCCTCGACCCGGTGATGGGCGCTGTCCCTCAGGATCACTCCGCCCCCAAGGAACCCGATACCCGTGAGCACCCCTTGGACGACCCGGCTGATCGCACCCGTGTCAAACTCAGACCCCACGGTCGCCAGTTCGAACATGGCAACCATCACCGTCGCGGAACCCAAGGTGACGAGCGCCTGGGTGCGCAATCCCGCCGGCTTGCCGCTGCGACCCCGGTTGATGCCGATGGCCGCTCCCATCAGGGTTGCCGCACCCAGCCGCAACACCACTTCGGACCACGTCATCAGCTGGCGAACATCGGGTGCTTCGACCATGGGGCACCCTCCCGCCGGCGGGCGCGCCTGGCAAGCCGGGGTTGGGACAGCGAAGAATCGGACGCTGGGCTCATGGAATGGCTGACTCCTCCGGAAATCTGCCGGTTTCCGCGTGACCCGCGCCGGGGCTCCCGGCAGCGTGACCCCGATGTTCTCGCTGGCTGGCAAATCCGCGCTGGTCACCGGTGCCGGCTCCGGCATTGGCGCCGCCATCGCCGCAACCCTTGCGCACGCGGGTGCGCACGTGATCGTCACCGATGTTCAGGAACCCGGCGGCAGGGCGACCGTGGACGCGCTGAAAGCCAGGGGCGGCTCCGGGGAGTTTGAATCGCTCGACATCACCTCGGAGGCCGCCTGCTTGACGCTCGCCGGAGGGATCCATGCCCGCCGCGGCCCGTTGGACGTGCTGGTCAACAATGCCGGCATCGGGCACGTCGGCACCCTGCTCACCACCACCGGCACCGACTTCGACCGGGTGTTTGCCGTCAACGTACGCGGCCTGTTCAACGTCACCCGGGCGTTTCTTCCCGCCATGCTGTCCGCCGGACGCGGCTCGGTGATCAACCTCGCCTCCGCCGCCGGACTCGAGGGTCTGCGGGATCGCCTCGCCTACGCGACCAGCAAGCACGCCGTCGTCGGATTCACCCGCTGCGTCGCCCTCGACCACGCCCGGACCGGGGTGCGGGTCAACTGCATCTGCCCGGGCCGCGTCGAGACGCCCTTCGTGAAGTCGCGGCTGGCCGAGTATCCCGATCCCGAGGCCGCCTACCGCGACATGTGCTCCACCCAGGCCAACGGGCGCATGGGCACGCCGGACGAAATCGCCGCCCTCGCGCTGTACCTGGCTGCTGACGAGAGTGCCTTCGTCACCGGCGCCGCACTGCCCATTGACGGGGGCATGACCGCCGGCTCCGGCCGGCTGTCCTGAGCCGGGAGTGGTGACAGGACATGAAGCCTGACCGAACGGCCTCCGGATCCAAACCCGGCTTGAGACTGCCGGCGGCCCCCCGCTCGATCGCGCGGGGCAGCACTCTGAGGGCCCTCCTTGACCTGGAGGCCATCGCCTGTCTGGCCCACAACCTTGCCTGGGTTCACCCGCGCTTTGATTACCGGACGTTCCAGCGCGATGCCGCGACAGGCCTGGCACCGCTGGGCATCATGGAACGTGGAAATCACCTGGCCCACGTGCTCCGCCGTCACCTTCCAACAGTGTACGAGGAGGCCATCGCCGTATTGACTGCGTCGCTGACGCCGCCCCTCCAGCGAACCGACGATCTGGGGCTGGGCGGGTTCTTCCACCTGCCTCACGTGTGCTTCGTGGCGACCTATGGCCTCGATCCCGGCTACAATGCCGGGCGCGATCCCTTTGACACCTCAATGGGGGCGCAATACGAGCTCACGCGGCGGTTCAGCGCTGAATTCTCCATCCGCCACTTCCTGGTCCGCTGGCCGGAGCGAACGCTGGCACGACTGATCGAATGGACCCGGGATCCGGACCCACACGTTCGCCGGCTGTGCTCCGAGGGGAGCCGTCCGCGACTCCCATGGGCCATTCGGCTGACGGCCTTCCAGCAGGATCCCCGCCCCGTGCTGCCCATCCTTGAGGCGCTCAAGGACGACCCGGACCTCTATGTGCGCCGCAGCGTCGCCAACCACGTCGGCGACATCGCCAAGGATCACCCGCAACTGGCGCTGGAACTGTGCGACCGCTGGATGAAGGACGCCCCGCCGGAGCGCCGCTGGCTCATCCGTCACGCGCTGAGGTATCCCGCCAAACACGGGGTGCGCGAGGCATTGCGGCTCAGAAGGCTGGCGGCGCGCTGATCAACGCCATCCGAAAGGACGATCCGGGATCCCCCGGAACCGTCCGGCATCACCGTCGGCACCACCGAAACCACCATGCCATCAACCGCTTGACCGGTGGAGTCAGCCGCGTACGCCGGTACAGATCCCCGGTGCGGCGGAATGCGTCCGCGTGCGTGGGATAGGGATGGATGGCTGCTCCCACCGTGTCCAATCCCAGCCCCCCTTTCATGGCGAGTGTGATTTCCCCGATCTGGTCGCCCGCTCTCGGCGCCACCACTGTCGCCCCCACAATCGTGTCCGTGCCCCGTCGCACGTGAATCCTCACAAATCCCGATGAGTCCCCGTCGAGGATGGCTCGATCCACCTTCGACAATTCCTGCGTAAACGTGTCCACCTCCATGCCCCGATCACGGGCCTCCGACGCGCCAACCCCCACATGCGCCAACTCCGGCGACGTGTAGGTGCACCGGGGAATCAGCAGCGAACCCACCCGGGCACGGCCGGGAAACAGGGCGTTCTGGATCACCAGACGCGCCATGAAGTCGGCGGCATGCGTAAACTGATGGGGCGAACACACGTCACCGCAGGCAAAAATCCGTGGGTTCGTGGTCCGCAGGTGGTCATCCACCGTCACGCCATGCGGTCCATGAGCCACGCCGGCGGCATCGAGTCCAAGACCCGCGACGTTGGGTATCCGGCCCGTGGCGACCAGCAGCTGATCCACGACGAACTCACCCGAGCCAGCCTCCGGACCGGGCTGCAACCCGATTCCTCCGGCGGCCCCGGCAGCAACCCGCAGCGCACGGCCGCCAGGCAACACCCGCACGCCGTCACGCTCCATTGCCGCCCGCACCATGGCGACCGCATCGCGATCTTCGCGCGGCAGCAACCCGCGCGCCCCTTCCACCAGCACCACCTCGGAGCCCAGCAGGGCAAAGGCCTGGGCCAGCTCGCAACCGATGGGACCCGCGCCAAGAAGGCCCAGGCGCCGCGGCAACCGTGTCAGGTTGAACACGGTCTCGTTGGTCAGGAACGGCACCGCCGCGAGTCCGGGAACCGGCGGCACGGCCGGACGCGCTCCCGTGGCGATCACCGCCCTGGCAAAGCGGAGGGACTGTCCGCCGACCACCACGGTGTCGAAACTGGTGAAGCAGCCCGCGCCGAAGTAGACGTCCACCCCCAGGTCCCGGAATCGGCGCGCCGAGTCGTGCGGACTGATATCGGCGCGCAGCCGGCGCATGCGCTCCATCACCTGACCGAAGTCCACCGTCACTCCGTCGGGGACCCGGACGCCGAACCGCCCGGCATCGCGGACCGCGGCGACCGCCCGCGCAGCCCGAATCACGGCCTTGGACGGAACGCATCCGGTGTTCAGGCAGTCGCCTCCCATGAAATGCCGCTCAATCAAGGCCACGCGCGCCCCGAGATCGGCGGCAATCGCCGCCGCAACGAGCCCCCCGGTTCCCGCGCCAAGCACCACGAGGTTGTAGCGTCCCGCCGGTGTGGGATTGACCCAGTCGGGAGGATGAACGTTGGCGACCAGCCGATCGTCGTGGGCGTCCCCGGACGTGCGTGGAGGCGGTGCGGAATGACTCATGATGGGAACTCCATTGGGCCAACGTCCATCAAAGGCGCCTCGCCAGGGCACGACGTGCAATGCGGGTGATGAGGACCGTGACGGTCACCGTGGCCATCAGGCCCACGCCGTAGAGTGCCCATTCCATCGGCGTTCGCTCTCGCGTTCCCACCGCCGCCTGAGCCAGCGAACCCAGATAGACGTACAGCACGGTCCCGGGCATCATGCCGATCCAGGACGCCAGGACAAACGGACCCAGCCGTACCCGGGTCAATCCAAAGGCATAGTTGAGCAGATTGAAGGGAAAGATCGGCGACAAACGGGTCAGTCCCACAATCTTCCAACCTTCCGCGGCCACCGCACGATCCACCGCGGCAAAGCGCGCATCCCCTTCAAGGCGGCGCGCGATGGCGTCCCGGGCCATGTACCGTCCCAGCAGGAACGCACCGGTGGCGCCAAGGGTGGATCCGGCCGACACGTACACCGATCCCCAGACCACACCGAAAAGCGCCCCGGCCCCCAATGTCAGCGCGGACCCCGGAACGAACAGAACAGTCGCCACCACGTAAATGCCGATGAACAGGACCGGTCCCCATGGACCCAGCCGCTGCACCGCCTCCAACCCGTGCCGGAGCACCTCCTGCACGGGCAACATCCGGACGAGGACGAGGACTCCGGCAGCAGCAGGAAGGAGCAACCACCAGCGGCTGATGGACCGTGATGCGTTGGGCTGTGGCGTAGAGGACACGACAACGGTCTGAGTCTGCCAGTCCACTTGGGGTGAGAAAACTTGCGGACGGCAAAAACTTTTGTGTTCAGGACAGGTCCACCGGGTCCACGTCAATGCCCATCTGGACATCCTCCGGCAGCGTCAGCCCGGCGCGCAGCGCGGCAAGTTCGCCGCTCAACCGCGCCATCGAACGGGTCCGCATCATGATCTGATGGCGGTACAGGGTTTCCGCCCGCATGAGCGGTGCCGGCGCCGGTCCTGCGAGAATCAGATCGCGCCAGTCCTTGAGCCGCGCAGACAGCTGTTTGGCCACGTGGTCCGCGGCCAGGCGCACCTTGTCGTCGTTGCGTCCCTTGAACGTGATCAGGACCACGCGGGCCACAGGCGGATAGCGCAACGACTGCCGGAATTCGAGCTCCTGATCGTAGAACCCCTCATAGTCGTGGCGGCGGGCAAACTGGATGGCCGGATGGAAGGGTGTGAACGTCTGGACAAAGACCTCGCCCTCGACATCCCCGCGTCCCGCGCGACCGCTCACCTGGGTGAGCAACTGGAACGTGCGTTCGCCAGCCCGGAAGTCCGGCAGGTGCAGTGCGAGATCGGCATGAATGATCCCGACCAGCGTGACGTTCGGGAAGTGCAGTCCCTTGGCGATCATCTGGGTACCCACCAGCACATCCATGCGACCGGTTCGGAACTCCGTCAGCACCCGGCGGTAGTCGTCCTTGCGCTTGAGCGTGTCCGTGTCCATCCGGCTCACCCGGGCCTTCGGGAACAGCTTGCGGAGGGCATCCTCCACGCGTTCCGTGCCGAGGCCGGAGAACCGGATGCGGGGATTGGCGCATTGCGGGCAGGCGGAGGGCACGGGTGCCGCGTGGCCGCAGATGTGGCACCGGATTTCGCCAGCCTGGCGATGGTAGGTGAGCGAGACGCTGCAGTTGGGGCAACCGGCGACGTATCCGCACTGGTCGCACTGGAGCGAGGAGGAGAATCCACGCCGGTTCAGGAACAGAATCGTCTGCTCGCCCCGTTCGAGGCGCTGATGGATTGCCTCGCGCAGGGGCACCGAAAAGACCGGAGGCCCGCCGCCTCGTCCCGACCGCCGTTCCATGCGCAGATCCACCACGCGGACCACCGGCAAACGGGTGTCGGTGACGCGCCGCAGCAGCTCCAACAGGACGTACTTCCCGCGACGAGCGTTGTGATAGCTCTCCATCGAGGGTGTCGCCGATCCCAGGACCACGGTGGCCCCTTCGCGTTGTCCGCGCACGACAGCGACATCCCGGGCGTGATACCGGGGCGACTCCTCCTGCTTGTAGGAATGCTCATGTTCCTCGTCCACGATGAGCAATCCGAGCGGATCCACCGGGGCAAACACCGCAGACCGCGCCCCGATCACGATCCGGGCCCTGCCGGCCCGGATCTTGTGCCATTCATCGTGCCGCTCACCTGCGCTCAACCGGGAATGAAGCACCGCCACCAGGGTGCGGTGGGGTCCGCCGGAGAACCGGGCCTTGAAACGTTCCACCGTCTGGGGTGTGAGCGAAATTTCCGGCACCAGCACGATGCCGCCGCGCCCCCGCGCCAGAGTTTCCGCCAATGCCTGCAGGTAGACCTCGGTCTTTCCGGACCCGGTGACGCCGTGAAGCAGAAAGACCCGGGGAGCGGGTCCCGGACCGGCGGAGTCTCCGACGTCAATGGCATTCCGGATCGCGGCCAGCGCTGCAGCCTGCTCCTCGTTGGGCGTCAACGGCGTCGTGGGAATGAACCGCTCGTGGGCATAGGGGTCACGCTCTTCGCGACGGGCAGCCACGAGGGCATACCCCTTGTCCTCCAGCTTGCGGACCGTTTCCGCGGTGGTGCCAGCCAGACGGACCAGTTCCTGGAGCGGCAATTCCCTCCATTCTTCCAGAATGTTCCAAACCAGTTGCTGACGGGGCGTCAGCGCGGGCAGCTCCATCCCGGAGACGGGCATGGCGTGCACATGCAATCGTTCACGCCATCCGGCCTCCTCCCGCCGCACCGCCTCAGGGAGCACGCTTTTGAGCGCCGTCTCGACCGGGCAGCAGTAGTAGCCCGCGAGCCAGCGGGCGAGATCCAGCACCTTCGGGGTCAGCAGGCTCTGTTCTCCGATGAGCTTGGAGATCGCCTTGAGGGAATCGTGGTCGGAAGACTCCACCACACCGGTCACGACACCAAGTCTCGATCCGTGGCCAAACGGCACCCGGACACGGGAGCCCACGACCAGCCTCCCGGACATCGCTTCAGGGATCGAGTAATCAAACTCCCGTCCGATCGCGAGATCGAGCATGACCCGGGCAACCACAGACGGAGCTTCAACGGATGGGTGACTGCG
The Verrucomicrobiia bacterium genome window above contains:
- a CDS encoding SDR family oxidoreductase: MFSLAGKSALVTGAGSGIGAAIAATLAHAGAHVIVTDVQEPGGRATVDALKARGGSGEFESLDITSEAACLTLAGGIHARRGPLDVLVNNAGIGHVGTLLTTTGTDFDRVFAVNVRGLFNVTRAFLPAMLSAGRGSVINLASAAGLEGLRDRLAYATSKHAVVGFTRCVALDHARTGVRVNCICPGRVETPFVKSRLAEYPDPEAAYRDMCSTQANGRMGTPDEIAALALYLAADESAFVTGAALPIDGGMTAGSGRLS
- a CDS encoding DNA alkylation repair protein gives rise to the protein MKPDRTASGSKPGLRLPAAPRSIARGSTLRALLDLEAIACLAHNLAWVHPRFDYRTFQRDAATGLAPLGIMERGNHLAHVLRRHLPTVYEEAIAVLTASLTPPLQRTDDLGLGGFFHLPHVCFVATYGLDPGYNAGRDPFDTSMGAQYELTRRFSAEFSIRHFLVRWPERTLARLIEWTRDPDPHVRRLCSEGSRPRLPWAIRLTAFQQDPRPVLPILEALKDDPDLYVRRSVANHVGDIAKDHPQLALELCDRWMKDAPPERRWLIRHALRYPAKHGVREALRLRRLAAR
- a CDS encoding mercuric reductase, whose product is MSHSAPPPRTSGDAHDDRLVANVHPPDWVNPTPAGRYNLVVLGAGTGGLVAAAIAADLGARVALIERHFMGGDCLNTGCVPSKAVIRAARAVAAVRDAGRFGVRVPDGVTVDFGQVMERMRRLRADISPHDSARRFRDLGVDVYFGAGCFTSFDTVVVGGQSLRFARAVIATGARPAVPPVPGLAAVPFLTNETVFNLTRLPRRLGLLGAGPIGCELAQAFALLGSEVVLVEGARGLLPREDRDAVAMVRAAMERDGVRVLPGGRALRVAAGAAGGIGLQPGPEAGSGEFVVDQLLVATGRIPNVAGLGLDAAGVAHGPHGVTVDDHLRTTNPRIFACGDVCSPHQFTHAADFMARLVIQNALFPGRARVGSLLIPRCTYTSPELAHVGVGASEARDRGMEVDTFTQELSKVDRAILDGDSSGFVRIHVRRGTDTIVGATVVAPRAGDQIGEITLAMKGGLGLDTVGAAIHPYPTHADAFRRTGDLYRRTRLTPPVKRLMAWWFRWCRR
- a CDS encoding TVP38/TMEM64 family protein, with amino-acid sequence MLPVQEVLRHGLEAVQRLGPWGPVLFIGIYVVATVLFVPGSALTLGAGALFGVVWGSVYVSAGSTLGATGAFLLGRYMARDAIARRLEGDARFAAVDRAVAAEGWKIVGLTRLSPIFPFNLLNYAFGLTRVRLGPFVLASWIGMMPGTVLYVYLGSLAQAAVGTRERTPMEWALYGVGLMATVTVTVLITRIARRALARRL
- the priA gene encoding primosomal protein N'; protein product: MGLGGPGGGIALPRSHPSVEAPSVVARVMLDLAIGREFDYSIPEAMSGRLVVGSRVRVPFGHGSRLGVVTGVVESSDHDSLKAISKLIGEQSLLTPKVLDLARWLAGYYCCPVETALKSVLPEAVRREEAGWRERLHVHAMPVSGMELPALTPRQQLVWNILEEWRELPLQELVRLAGTTAETVRKLEDKGYALVAARREERDPYAHERFIPTTPLTPNEEQAAALAAIRNAIDVGDSAGPGPAPRVFLLHGVTGSGKTEVYLQALAETLARGRGGIVLVPEISLTPQTVERFKARFSGGPHRTLVAVLHSRLSAGERHDEWHKIRAGRARIVIGARSAVFAPVDPLGLLIVDEEHEHSYKQEESPRYHARDVAVVRGQREGATVVLGSATPSMESYHNARRGKYVLLELLRRVTDTRLPVVRVVDLRMERRSGRGGGPPVFSVPLREAIHQRLERGEQTILFLNRRGFSSSLQCDQCGYVAGCPNCSVSLTYHRQAGEIRCHICGHAAPVPSACPQCANPRIRFSGLGTERVEDALRKLFPKARVSRMDTDTLKRKDDYRRVLTEFRTGRMDVLVGTQMIAKGLHFPNVTLVGIIHADLALHLPDFRAGERTFQLLTQVSGRAGRGDVEGEVFVQTFTPFHPAIQFARRHDYEGFYDQELEFRQSLRYPPVARVVLITFKGRNDDKVRLAADHVAKQLSARLKDWRDLILAGPAPAPLMRAETLYRHQIMMRTRSMARLSGELAALRAGLTLPEDVQMGIDVDPVDLS